A genomic stretch from Kiloniellales bacterium includes:
- a CDS encoding ABC transporter ATP-binding protein produces the protein KNRATQLSGGEMQRVAIGRALVRRPSIYLMDEPLSSLDAKLREDLRIELKRIQRDLGATILYVTHDQLEAMTLADRIGVLSEGRLVQVGAPREVYEQPSDVHVARRLGSPQINLVPGGTLGVENRPTSAATVGVRPEDVLLHRDDGVAAEVLAVEHLGVETLVLLSVEDMTLRALLGAHDPVAEGEKTRIAVRPGAALFFDDAGQRITGPETNSKPEAAYGT, from the coding sequence TGAAGAACCGCGCGACCCAGCTCTCCGGCGGCGAGATGCAGCGGGTCGCGATCGGCCGGGCCCTTGTGCGACGGCCGTCGATCTACCTGATGGACGAGCCGCTGTCCTCGCTGGACGCCAAGCTGCGCGAGGATCTGCGGATCGAGCTCAAGCGCATCCAACGCGATCTGGGCGCGACCATCCTCTACGTGACCCACGACCAGCTCGAGGCGATGACCCTGGCCGACCGTATCGGCGTGCTCTCCGAGGGTCGCCTGGTCCAGGTCGGCGCGCCACGCGAGGTCTACGAACAACCCAGCGACGTCCACGTCGCCCGGCGGCTGGGCAGCCCGCAGATCAACCTGGTGCCGGGTGGGACTCTGGGCGTCGAGAATCGCCCGACCTCGGCGGCGACCGTGGGGGTTCGCCCGGAGGACGTGCTTCTGCACCGCGACGACGGGGTCGCCGCCGAGGTGCTTGCAGTCGAGCACCTGGGCGTCGAGACCTTGGTCCTGCTCTCGGTCGAGGATATGACCCTTCGGGCCTTGCTGGGCGCCCACGATCCCGTCGCGGAGGGCGAGAAAACCCGGATCGCCGTGCGTCCCGGTGCCGCCCTGTTCTTCGACGACGCGGGCCAAAGGATCACCGGGCCGGAGACGAATTCGAAGCCGGAGGCTGCCTATGGCACCTGA